CTGCTGGCTCAGGTGCGCGAAGCCCTAGGCAACCCGCAGCACCTCATCCCGAGCATCCAGAAGCTATCGGAGGAAGTAGCCACCCTGCGCAAGCAGCTGGAGCAGGCCGAAGTGCAGCAATTGGGGCAGCTGAAAGACCAGCTGGCCGGGCAGGTGAAAGCCCTAGGTGGCGTCAACTTCCTGGCGGCCAAGGTGCCCGCTCGCTCGGCCGATGCCGTGAAGAAGCTGGCCTACGACCTGCGCCAGGTGGTGCCGAATTTGGTGCTGGTGCTAGGTGCCGAAATCGAAGGCAAGCCGCAGTTGGCCGTAATGCTCGACGACGAGCTGGCCAAAGGCGGTAAGCTGAACGCCTCGCACTTGGTGCGCGAGCTGGCCAAGGATATTCAGGGCGGCGGCGGCGGTCAGCCGTTCTTCGCTACGGCCGGCGGCAAAAATGCGGCTGGGCTGGATGCTGCCATCGGCAAAGCCGAAACGCTGGTGGCCGGCTTGCTGGGCTAGGCAGCTTTTGGGCGACATTTGAACGTCCTGCTGAGCTTGTCGAAGCATCTCTACCGAACAACGGAGCGGTAGAGATGCGTCGACAAGCGCAGCAGGACGTTCATTTTGCTTTAAAGCCCACCCACTATCGCCCTAGGTGCTCTACGGCGGCGTTATCTTTACCAGTGGTCTGTGCGGCTCATCCCTTTGTTGGCCGTTATTCAACCGCTTTTTATCCAATGAAATTATTGATTGGCGCCGCTGGGCTGTGGCTTAGTACTGGCCTGGCCGCCCACGCGCAGCAGCCCGCCCTGGAGCGTATTTTTTACCTGAACTACTGGCAGCAGGAGGCCCCGGCCAGCGCCGACATGGCCAGCCGGGTGGTGCGCTACCGCACGGCCGCTGGCGCCCAGCTCGATAGCGTGTTCCACTACAACTCGGGCAAGCTGCAGCGCACCGTGCTTACCACCGTGCTGCCCACCGGCGACACCGCGGCCGTAATTGATCAATGGCGCGCCAACGGCCACCGTTACCTGCATTTCGAGCACCTCAACCAAAAAGGCCACGGCGAAAACCGGCAATACAACCTCGCCGGACAGCTCACGCGCCGCACCACCTTCGAGCGCGGCCAAAAACTAGCGGAAACCTGCTACGATGCCGCCGGGGCCGCGGTGCCGTGCCAGGGGGATGGTTATTCGGCGCGTATGCCCGAGTACCCGGGCGGCACCGACGCCATGTTTCGGCTGCTGGCCCGCAACATAAAGTATCCCAAAGATGCCCTGAAGCGCCGCACCCAGGGCAAAGTACTGGTGGCGTTTGTGGTAGATGCCGAAGGCCAGGTGCGCGACGTGCACGTAACGCAAGGCCTTATGCCCTCGCTCGATGCCGAAGCCGTGCGCGTGCTGCAACTTCTGGAGCGCTGGCAGCCCGCCTTGCAGATGGACGAACCCGTACCCGTAACCTATACCGTGCCGGTAACTTTCACCATCAGGTAGGCCGGGCCTACGGGGGTGTAAACCTAGTAGTGACTGGGTTGGGTAAAAATTCTAAACCCTTTGGAAATCACTTGGCTGCGCTTTCCAAAGGGGCTAGGTACTCCGGGGGTAAGGCGCATGGCTACTGGTGCACGTACAGGCTGCGCCACTGCGTTTGGTACACGCGTTTGTATGGCCCCATGCGCGCCGGTGTGCTAGGCGGAACGTGGTAAATCTGGTTCCACTGGCGGTGGTCGCAGATGATGTAATGCACGGAGTCGCGGGCTGCCTGAGCGAAGAACTCGGCTACGGGCGGCGGGTTGCCAGGGGCAATCAGCTGATAGTAGGTGAGCGAGCGAATGGAGTAGTTTGGCATCTGGCCAAAGAAAAAGTCGAGCGGGGCAATGACTTTAGCGCCACGCTGGGGCATTAGGGCCGCCAGCCGGGCGTTTTCGGCC
The sequence above is drawn from the Hymenobacter sp. YIM 151858-1 genome and encodes:
- a CDS encoding energy transducer TonB, which produces MKLLIGAAGLWLSTGLAAHAQQPALERIFYLNYWQQEAPASADMASRVVRYRTAAGAQLDSVFHYNSGKLQRTVLTTVLPTGDTAAVIDQWRANGHRYLHFEHLNQKGHGENRQYNLAGQLTRRTTFERGQKLAETCYDAAGAAVPCQGDGYSARMPEYPGGTDAMFRLLARNIKYPKDALKRRTQGKVLVAFVVDAEGQVRDVHVTQGLMPSLDAEAVRVLQLLERWQPALQMDEPVPVTYTVPVTFTIR